One genomic region from Cellulomonas fengjieae encodes:
- a CDS encoding branched-chain amino acid ABC transporter permease has protein sequence MDRLVFLLGSGLARGAVLALFALALVLIWRGARVVNFAQGAMAVASTYVAFEVTSATGSYWLGLVAALLAGGLLGFAVERGVMRFASPQSPLSGVIMAIGLVMVLQSGLGIAFGADYRPMRVPFDDSAIVVGGVPLLSPYDLFVLVVAVLVMVVLAIGFRWTSAGLQMRAAAFAPEVSRLLGIRVSRTVTAGWALSSVVGSLAALLLVPTSLGLNPHATDSLFVLGFTVAVVGGLDSPVGALVGGITVGVAMSLVTGYLGAGLVPIAVLVLLVLVLLLRPAGLFAAAEARRA, from the coding sequence ATGGACCGACTCGTCTTCCTGCTCGGCAGCGGCCTGGCGCGCGGCGCCGTCCTCGCGCTCTTCGCGCTCGCCCTGGTCCTCATCTGGCGCGGCGCGCGCGTGGTCAACTTCGCGCAGGGCGCCATGGCGGTGGCCAGCACCTACGTCGCCTTCGAGGTGACCTCGGCGACGGGCAGCTACTGGCTCGGCCTGGTGGCCGCGCTGCTGGCCGGCGGGCTGCTCGGGTTCGCCGTCGAGCGTGGGGTCATGCGGTTCGCGTCGCCGCAGTCACCGCTGTCCGGCGTGATCATGGCGATCGGGCTGGTGATGGTGCTCCAGTCGGGGCTCGGCATCGCCTTCGGCGCGGACTACCGGCCGATGCGCGTGCCGTTCGACGACAGCGCGATCGTCGTCGGCGGGGTGCCGCTGCTGTCGCCGTACGACCTGTTCGTGCTCGTCGTGGCGGTGCTCGTGATGGTGGTCCTGGCGATCGGCTTCCGGTGGACGTCGGCCGGGCTGCAGATGCGCGCGGCGGCCTTCGCACCCGAGGTGTCCCGGCTGCTCGGCATCCGGGTGTCCCGGACCGTGACCGCCGGCTGGGCCCTGTCCAGCGTGGTGGGCTCGCTCGCGGCGCTGCTGCTGGTGCCGACGAGCCTCGGCCTCAACCCGCACGCCACCGACTCGCTGTTCGTGCTGGGCTTCACGGTGGCGGTGGTCGGCGGTCTCGACTCACCGGTCGGCGCCCTGGTGGGCGGCATCACGGTCGGCGTCGCGATGAGCCTGGTGACCGGGTACCTCGGCGCCGGGCTGGTGCCGATCGCGGTGCTCGTGCTGCTCGTGCTGGTGCTGCTGCTGCGACCCGCCGGACTGTTCGCGGCGGCGGAGGCGAGGCGCGCATGA
- a CDS encoding branched-chain amino acid ABC transporter permease: MSGRQRLPGQRPLARTLVLAAGWTVVALAGTFALDPFRNYQLALVAAYLCATAGLTVLVGATGQLSLGHAALMAVGGYGYALTSNALPFGGMLAFVVALLAGAVASAVVGLLLGLAAARLSGPYLAGLTLAVVVALPAVSSTWSTVLHGDQGVQIAFEGVPDVLRRVVALEQWQAMVAVVVTAAVVTALTVLRSGRFGLRMQAVRDDEVAARLSGIPAGRVKVLAFTASSVAAGVGGAVLCFVAQAVSPGAYTVGFSLLLVVAVVIGGLGSILGAALGSVVIVLLPWLIGRLTADLPADAAQRLDGNLAVLVFGLLLITVMALAPRGLHGALVRRRRTPPSAHPIEEAVPRKVLVPTEEQR, encoded by the coding sequence ATGAGCGGGCGGCAGCGGCTGCCGGGCCAGCGACCCCTGGCCCGCACCCTCGTCCTCGCAGCCGGGTGGACCGTCGTGGCCCTGGCCGGGACGTTCGCGCTCGACCCGTTCCGGAACTACCAGCTCGCGCTGGTGGCGGCCTACCTGTGCGCGACGGCCGGTCTGACCGTCCTCGTCGGCGCCACCGGGCAGCTGTCCCTGGGGCACGCCGCGCTCATGGCGGTCGGCGGCTACGGGTACGCGCTGACCAGCAACGCGCTGCCGTTCGGGGGCATGCTCGCCTTCGTGGTCGCCCTGCTCGCCGGCGCCGTGGCGAGCGCGGTCGTCGGCCTGCTCCTCGGGCTCGCCGCCGCACGCCTGTCCGGCCCGTACCTGGCCGGCCTCACGCTCGCGGTCGTCGTCGCGCTGCCCGCCGTCTCCTCGACCTGGTCGACCGTGCTGCACGGTGACCAGGGCGTGCAGATCGCGTTCGAGGGGGTCCCGGACGTCCTGCGCCGGGTGGTGGCCCTGGAGCAGTGGCAGGCGATGGTGGCCGTCGTCGTGACCGCCGCGGTCGTGACCGCCCTGACCGTGCTGCGGTCCGGGCGCTTCGGGCTGCGGATGCAGGCCGTCCGTGACGACGAGGTGGCCGCGCGGCTCAGCGGCATCCCGGCCGGCCGCGTCAAGGTGCTCGCGTTCACCGCGAGCTCGGTCGCCGCCGGTGTCGGCGGCGCCGTCCTGTGCTTCGTGGCCCAGGCGGTGAGCCCGGGCGCGTACACCGTCGGGTTCTCGCTGCTGCTGGTGGTCGCCGTGGTGATCGGCGGCCTCGGCAGCATCCTCGGCGCGGCGCTCGGGTCCGTCGTCATCGTCCTGCTGCCCTGGCTCATCGGCCGGCTCACCGCCGACCTGCCCGCCGACGCGGCGCAGCGCCTCGACGGCAACCTCGCGGTGCTGGTCTTCGGGCTCCTGCTCATCACCGTCATGGCGCTCGCGCCGCGAGGCCTGCACGGTGCCCTCGTCCGCCGTCGTCGCACGCCCCCCAGCGCCCACCCGATCGAAGAAGCCGTTCCGCGCAAGGTCCTCGTCCCCACGGAAGAACAGAGGTGA
- a CDS encoding ABC transporter substrate-binding protein: MSQRSRSVPAVLTTAALVVAALAACSTPEASPGVTDDTVTVGTHTPLTGPAAAGYSTISAATTAYFEYVNDNGGINGRSIEYLVKDDGYNPATTSTVVRELVQEDEVFAIINGLGTPTHSAVVDYLNENEVPDLFVASGSPQWDQPDTFPWTFGYNADYVVEAKALATYAKKTWPDKTFCVLGQDDDFGTDFTAGLLTVLGDDGLASTQTYSVSVQDVVAQVGAMQAAGCEVNFLATVNGFTALALGTAAKMKYPAQWVSSSSGGDYPTLVGYLGEDVAPLLLQGFVSSNYLPFSPDDEWVALFQEINDEYNDGAPFSGNTVFGMSVGYLFAEALAAAGDEPTRQGVLEALEKGSLTGNGIVPLSFSQETHSAFDGVGITVVDKGVQDYVADEIYTTDDGDGEVVPYTGEAVVLEGDGIPTA; encoded by the coding sequence ATGTCACAGCGCTCCCGGTCCGTCCCCGCGGTGCTCACCACGGCGGCCCTCGTCGTCGCCGCACTCGCTGCCTGCAGCACCCCCGAGGCCTCCCCCGGCGTCACGGACGACACCGTGACCGTCGGGACGCACACCCCGCTGACCGGCCCGGCCGCCGCGGGGTACTCGACCATCTCCGCGGCGACGACGGCGTACTTCGAGTACGTCAACGACAACGGCGGGATCAACGGCCGCAGCATCGAGTACCTGGTCAAGGACGACGGCTACAACCCCGCGACGACGTCGACCGTGGTGCGCGAGCTGGTGCAGGAGGACGAGGTCTTCGCCATCATCAACGGCCTGGGGACGCCCACGCACTCGGCGGTGGTCGACTACCTCAACGAGAACGAGGTGCCCGACCTGTTCGTCGCGTCCGGCAGCCCCCAGTGGGACCAGCCCGACACGTTCCCCTGGACGTTCGGGTACAACGCCGACTACGTCGTCGAGGCCAAGGCGCTGGCCACCTACGCCAAGAAGACGTGGCCGGACAAGACGTTCTGCGTCCTTGGGCAGGACGACGACTTCGGGACGGACTTCACCGCGGGGCTGCTCACGGTGCTCGGCGACGACGGGCTGGCCTCGACGCAGACGTACTCGGTGTCCGTGCAGGACGTGGTGGCGCAGGTCGGTGCCATGCAGGCGGCCGGCTGCGAGGTCAACTTCCTCGCCACGGTCAACGGGTTCACGGCCCTCGCGCTGGGCACCGCCGCCAAGATGAAGTACCCGGCCCAGTGGGTCTCGTCGTCGTCGGGCGGCGACTACCCGACGCTGGTCGGCTACCTCGGTGAGGACGTCGCGCCGCTGCTGCTGCAGGGCTTCGTCAGCTCCAACTACCTGCCGTTCAGCCCTGACGACGAGTGGGTCGCGCTGTTCCAGGAGATCAACGACGAGTACAACGACGGCGCCCCGTTCAGCGGGAACACCGTGTTCGGGATGTCGGTGGGCTACCTGTTCGCGGAGGCGCTGGCCGCCGCCGGCGACGAGCCGACCCGCCAGGGCGTGCTGGAGGCCCTCGAGAAGGGCAGCCTCACGGGCAACGGCATCGTGCCGCTGAGCTTCTCGCAGGAGACGCACTCCGCGTTCGACGGCGTCGGCATCACGGTGGTCGACAAGGGCGTCCAGGACTACGTCGCCGACGAGATCTACACGACGGACGACGGCGACGGCGAGGTCGTCCCGTACACGGGCGAGGCGGTCGTGCTCGAGGGTGACGGCATCCCGACCGCCTGA